The window AAAACGATAGTGTTCGCTTTCTCAGCAGCCATAGTTGCTTTTTCAGAGATGTGCGGTGCACGTAGAACTTTTAGGATACGCTCTTCAGTGATCATGCTAGCATCTCCTCAACTTGTTTAACTGCTTCAGCAGTCATTACAACTTTGTCGAACGCGATTAGTGAAACTGGATCGATACCAGCTACATCACGTGCGTCAACTTTGTATAGGTTACGAGCCGCTAGGAATAGATTCTCATCTACTTCGCTAGTCACGATTAGAGCGTCAGTTAGCTCAAGCTCTTTAAGCTTAGCTACTAGCTCTTTAGTCTTTGGTGCTTCAACTGAGAAGTTATCAACAACGATTAGACGCTCTTGACGAACAAGCTCAGAAAGAATGCTCTTCATAGCACCGCGGTACATTTTCTTGTTTACTTTTTGGCTGTGATCTTGTGGTTTCGCAGCAAAAGTAACACCACCCGAACGCCAGATTGGGCTACGGATTGTACCAGCACGTGCACGGCCAGTACCTTTTTGACGCCATGGCTTAGCGCCACCGCCAGAAACTTCTGAACGTGTTTTTTGAGCACGAGTACCTTGACGAGCACCTGCTGCATATGCAACAACTACTTGGTGTACAAGAGCTTCGTTAAACTCACGTCCGAAAGTAGTTTCGGAAACAGTTAGTGCATCGGCACCTTTAACCATTAGTTCCATTACTTACTCCTGAGACGTTATGCTTTAACAGCTGGTTTAACGATCACGTTGCCGCCAGTTGCGCCTGGGACTGCACCTTTAATAAGAAGCAGGTTGCGCTCAGCGTCAACACGTACGATCTCTAGGTTTTGAGTCGTTACACGCTCTGCACCCATGTGACCTGCCATTTTCTTGCCTTTAAATACGCGACCTGGAGTCTGACATTGACCGATAGAACCAGGAGCACGGTGAGACAATGAGTTACCGTGTGTCATATCTTGAGTACGGAAGTTCCAACGCTTAACAGCGCCTTGGAAGCCTTTACCCTTAGATGTACCAGTAACGTCTACTTTCTTAGTTTCGTTGAACAGTTCAACCGTTAGTTCAGCACCAACTTCGAACTCTTCGCCGTTTTCTAAACGGAATTCCCAAAGACCGCGACCAGCTTCAACACCAGCTTTAGCAAAGTGACCTGCTTCAGCTTTGTTTACGCGGTTAGCTTTCTTTGATCCAGCAGTAACCTGGATTGCAGCGTAGCCGTCAGTTTCTTGAGTTTTCACTTGAGAAACGCGGTTTGCTTCAACTTCAACAACAGTTACTGGGATAGAAACGCCGTCTTCAGTAAATACGCGGGTCATGCCCACTTTACGACCGATTAGACCAATCATTCTTCTAATCTCCCTTAACCTAGGCTAATTTGAACGTCAACGCCCGCAGCAAGGTCTAGACGCATTAGAGCATCAACAGTTTTGTCTGTTGGCTCAACGATGTCGATTAGACGCTTGTGAGTACGGATTTCGTACTGGTCACGTGCTTTCTTGTTAACGTGTGGAGAGATAAGAACTGTGAAACGCTCTTTACGAGTTGGTAGTGGGATTGGACCACGAACCTGTGCGCCAGTGCGCTTAGCTGTTTCAACGATTTCCGCTGTAGAAGCGTCGATTAGTTTGTAATCGAAAGCTTTTAGGCGGATACGGATACGTTGGTTCTGCATGAGACAGAGCTCCAAAATTAGTAAATTACACAAACAATATCGCCACTCATACTCGTAAAGACGAGAGAATGCCGATTGATTTATGTGAAACCGTAGCATCCAAGATTAGGACGCATTGTCAGTTAATTTTCGATTAACTATCCCTATATGCCAAAGTCACCTTTGGGGATAGTTTTTCCGAAGAAAAGATAGCTAATTGTATTAACCGCGAACATAAGCTGAGTCTACATTACCTAACAAATCCTTGGATTTATTAGCTCCTCACCGCTCATTGGTTCACAACTGGCTTAACCAGTGCGCTGCATTATACAGATCACGCTTTGGGTTGCAAGCATTGAGTGAAAAATAATCGAGACTATTTTTAACTCACCGTTTTTAATGTAACCACTAGATACGCCATAAACAAAAAGGACGCCAAAGCGTCCTTTTCTTAAACTGTAATGGTAATAGCGTCTGCTATTATTTCTTACCGCTTGATAGTGCACCGAAACGCTTGTTGAAGCGATCAACACGGCCGCCTGTATCAACGATACGTTGCTTACCAGTGTAGAATGGGTGGCACTTGTCACATACGTCTAGGTGGATAGAATCTTTACCTAGAGTTGAGTTGAACTCAAAAGTGTTGCCGCAAGAACAAGTAGCAGTTACTGCTTTGTATTCTGGATGGATACCAGTTTTCATGGGATAACCTCAATAGTAGGCCGTGTCGCTATACGAGTCTAAGCCGCACACCACACGTAATTAATATTAAAAGTGCGATACCGCATCAGCTTAATGCCGAAGCCATATCTCAAGGCGCGATATAGTAATGAATCGCACTGATGGGATCAACTCATTTGGCAATTTTTTCGCCACTTTTTTAGTCAGTCTATTGCTTGCCGTCCGTTTGTGAGCCGATAACTCAGCTTTACTCGAATTTTCACCCCAATTTTAATAGACTCTAAGCTCCTTTCCTTCTTTATATTACAGCAGAACTTTATGCGTCCATCCATTGCCAGAGTGGCACTACCCGTTCCACTCGACAAACAGTTTGATTATGCCATCCCGGGACACCTGTTCCCGATCATTGGCGGGCGCGTATCCGTACCTTTTGGCCGTCAAACTCTGGTGGGTATTGTCACCGCGATGGTAAACCACTCAGATTTTCCTATAGCACAGCTCAAGCCAATAAAAGCCGTTCTGGATTCACAACCTATCTGGTCAGAAAAGCTGTACTCATTGCTGACATGGTGCAGCCAGTTTTATCAGTATCCACTCGGCGATACGCTGCACAATGCGATGCCAGCTGCACTTAGAAAAGGGAAACCGGCTGATTTCGCCACTTTACAGGAATGGCAAATCACCGAGTCGGGGAAAGATAAACTGATGCAAGGCCTTGACCGCCGTGCAGTAAAGCAACAAAAAGTGCTGCAAATTCTTGCCAACGGTGCTGTCCCTCATCAAGAGTTTGTAGAGCACGAGATCGCCTCTACGGTTCTGAAGTCTCTAGAAGAGAAAGGCTGGATTAAGCGAGTTGAGAAAAAGCCGACCATTTCAAAATGGCCTGAGCAGGTAGAGAACGATGTCGACAAACCAAAGCTTAATCATGAGCAAGCACTAGCCATTGCCAGTGTGAATAGCCAAACGGGTTTTGCCTGCTATTTATTAGAAGGCGTAACGGGCTCCGGTAAGACCGAAGTTTATCTGAATCTGATCAAACCCGTGTTAGAAAAAGGGCAACAAGCGTTAGTTTTGGTGCCAGAAATTGGCCTTACTCCGCAAACCATTAATCGCTTTAAGCATCGCTTCGACGTGCCTGTCGAGGTGATACATTCAGGTTTAAATGATACCGAGCGTTTAAACGCGTGGTTATCAGCTCGTGATAAAGCGGCGGGAATCATCATCGGGACTCGCTCTGCCCTACTTACACCGTTTGCTGAACTCGGCATTATTATTGTCGACGAAGAACACGACTCTTCTTACAAGCAACAGGATAGTTTGCGCTACCACGCTCGTGATGTTGCGGTTATGCGCGCACACAAAGAGCAAGTGCCAATTGTGCTGGGGTCTGCAACTCCGGCGCTAGAAACGCTGCATAATGCGTTATCGGGTAAGTACCATCACCTTACGTTAACTCAGCGTGCGGGCTCTGCAGTACCAACCACGAATAAAGTGCTCGACGTTAAAGGTCAATATTTAGAAAGTGGATTGTCTGCGCCACTGATCGCCGACATGCGCAAACACCTGAAAGCGGGCAACCAGGTGATGCTGTTTCTTAACCGCCGAGGTTTCTCCCCTGCCCTGATGTGCCACGAATGTGGTTGGATTGCAGAATGTAAGCGCTGTGATGCTTATTACACCTTCCATCAATACAGTAATGAAATACGCTGCCATCATTGTGGATCGCAGCAACCTGTGATTCATCAATGTCAGGGATGTGGCTCCACTCAATTGGTCACTGTCGGTGTCGGCACCGAGCAGTTAGAACATCAGTTAGCTCAACTCTTCCCAGAGTACAAAGCCATTCGTATCGACAGAGACAGCACCCGTCGTAAAGGCAGCTTAGAAGATGCCTTAGAATCGATTCGCAAAGGCGATTACCAGATTTTGATTGGTACACAGATGCTCGCCAAAGGGCATCATTTTCCGAACGTAACCCTGGTTGCACTATTGGATGTGGATGGCTCCCTATATAGCAGTGACTTTCGTGCTTCTGAACGCCTCGCGCAGCTGTTTATTCAAGTTGCCGGACGGGCTGGTCGTGCAAGTAAACCTGGTGAAGTAATTCTGCAAACTCACCACCCCGAGCACAGTTTGTTACAAGCACTGTTGCAAAAGGATTACCGTCACTTTGCCATAACCGCCTTAGAGGAGCGGAAATTAGCGCAACTTCCTCCCTACAGTTACCTGACTCTATTCAAAGCTGAGGCAAACCAAAGTGAAGTCGTCGAAGACTTCCTGCGTCAGGTGCGCTTTACTCTGGAGTCACACCCATTATTTGACGACACCTGTATGGTGCTTGGTCCGACGCCTTCCCCTCTGGCTAAGCGAGCAGGAAAATATCGCTGGCAACTTTTGCTGCAAACTCAACATCGTTCATTGATGCAAAAGTTATTAACCAGTGCAAAACCTGCTATTGAGTTGTTACCTAATGCCAAGAAAGTGCGTTGGAATTTAGATATAGAACCACAGGACCTGAGCTAGCAAACGTTTAACTATGTAATGAATTACCTTTTAATGTGATAAGAATCACGTTGTCATTGTGGATTTTGTTAAACAGACCGTAACTTTCGCGATAGAAATGAATAGACTATCCCAATTAGCAAAGTCTCAAGTGCTTTGCAGAAAATGATTTTAAATGAACACTATAGCAATTCCCCAAATTTGAAGTGTTGTTCTGGAAATAAACACGTACTTTGCTCGACAAACAAACACCAATAATGTGACGGTAAAGTGCGAATTTATCTGTA is drawn from uncultured Vibrio sp. and contains these coding sequences:
- the rplD gene encoding 50S ribosomal protein L4; translated protein: MELMVKGADALTVSETTFGREFNEALVHQVVVAYAAGARQGTRAQKTRSEVSGGGAKPWRQKGTGRARAGTIRSPIWRSGGVTFAAKPQDHSQKVNKKMYRGAMKSILSELVRQERLIVVDNFSVEAPKTKELVAKLKELELTDALIVTSEVDENLFLAARNLYKVDARDVAGIDPVSLIAFDKVVMTAEAVKQVEEMLA
- the rpsJ gene encoding 30S ribosomal protein S10: MQNQRIRIRLKAFDYKLIDASTAEIVETAKRTGAQVRGPIPLPTRKERFTVLISPHVNKKARDQYEIRTHKRLIDIVEPTDKTVDALMRLDLAAGVDVQISLG
- the priA gene encoding primosomal protein N'; this translates as MRPSIARVALPVPLDKQFDYAIPGHLFPIIGGRVSVPFGRQTLVGIVTAMVNHSDFPIAQLKPIKAVLDSQPIWSEKLYSLLTWCSQFYQYPLGDTLHNAMPAALRKGKPADFATLQEWQITESGKDKLMQGLDRRAVKQQKVLQILANGAVPHQEFVEHEIASTVLKSLEEKGWIKRVEKKPTISKWPEQVENDVDKPKLNHEQALAIASVNSQTGFACYLLEGVTGSGKTEVYLNLIKPVLEKGQQALVLVPEIGLTPQTINRFKHRFDVPVEVIHSGLNDTERLNAWLSARDKAAGIIIGTRSALLTPFAELGIIIVDEEHDSSYKQQDSLRYHARDVAVMRAHKEQVPIVLGSATPALETLHNALSGKYHHLTLTQRAGSAVPTTNKVLDVKGQYLESGLSAPLIADMRKHLKAGNQVMLFLNRRGFSPALMCHECGWIAECKRCDAYYTFHQYSNEIRCHHCGSQQPVIHQCQGCGSTQLVTVGVGTEQLEHQLAQLFPEYKAIRIDRDSTRRKGSLEDALESIRKGDYQILIGTQMLAKGHHFPNVTLVALLDVDGSLYSSDFRASERLAQLFIQVAGRAGRASKPGEVILQTHHPEHSLLQALLQKDYRHFAITALEERKLAQLPPYSYLTLFKAEANQSEVVEDFLRQVRFTLESHPLFDDTCMVLGPTPSPLAKRAGKYRWQLLLQTQHRSLMQKLLTSAKPAIELLPNAKKVRWNLDIEPQDLS
- the rplC gene encoding 50S ribosomal protein L3, producing MIGLIGRKVGMTRVFTEDGVSIPVTVVEVEANRVSQVKTQETDGYAAIQVTAGSKKANRVNKAEAGHFAKAGVEAGRGLWEFRLENGEEFEVGAELTVELFNETKKVDVTGTSKGKGFQGAVKRWNFRTQDMTHGNSLSHRAPGSIGQCQTPGRVFKGKKMAGHMGAERVTTQNLEIVRVDAERNLLLIKGAVPGATGGNVIVKPAVKA
- the rpmE gene encoding 50S ribosomal protein L31; amino-acid sequence: MKTGIHPEYKAVTATCSCGNTFEFNSTLGKDSIHLDVCDKCHPFYTGKQRIVDTGGRVDRFNKRFGALSSGKK